The following coding sequences lie in one Candidatus Nitrospira nitrificans genomic window:
- a CDS encoding cell division protein FtsX, giving the protein MRRLFYLVREAWTNMRTNRTATIVAVLTTAFALACVGIFLLLYVNLRNAAGSLQEDVKVMVYLEDQLPTERMQELERTLTADRMVDGVLFISKEQALGEFRVQFPGESHLLEGLGENPLPASFVVTLAPSFRSPDAIKGWVERVQTMEGVAKVDYNQEWISLLARLIGYIELAAIGVGFLLSAAAVTIIGNTTRLALLARREEIEILRSIGATSTFIRIPYFLEGAVLGVCGSALSLGILKFAFELFRQQIQLTGRFSGIEGMISFFPLSVCLALVMAGMGLGFAGSVVSLLRIGEGRA; this is encoded by the coding sequence GTGAGACGCCTGTTTTATCTCGTGCGCGAAGCGTGGACGAACATGCGGACCAATCGGACGGCGACGATCGTCGCCGTTCTGACCACGGCATTTGCCTTGGCCTGCGTCGGCATCTTTCTGTTGCTCTATGTGAATCTCCGGAACGCGGCGGGGTCGCTCCAGGAAGATGTCAAGGTCATGGTCTATTTGGAGGATCAACTACCGACTGAACGAATGCAAGAACTCGAACGAACGCTGACGGCCGATCGTATGGTCGACGGGGTGCTCTTTATTTCAAAAGAACAGGCGCTGGGAGAATTTCGTGTTCAGTTCCCCGGTGAATCGCACTTACTCGAAGGGCTTGGGGAGAACCCGCTTCCGGCCTCGTTCGTCGTGACGCTTGCGCCGAGCTTTCGGTCTCCGGACGCGATAAAAGGTTGGGTGGAACGTGTCCAAACAATGGAAGGCGTCGCCAAGGTCGACTATAATCAGGAATGGATCAGTTTATTGGCCAGACTGATCGGATACATCGAACTGGCGGCGATCGGAGTGGGGTTCCTCCTCTCCGCGGCGGCGGTGACCATCATCGGAAATACGACCAGACTCGCACTCCTGGCCAGACGGGAAGAAATCGAAATTCTTCGCTCGATCGGAGCCACGAGCACCTTTATCCGTATCCCTTATTTCCTCGAAGGAGCCGTACTCGGAGTCTGTGGCAGCGCGCTGTCGTTGGGGATTCTCAAGTTTGCGTTCGAGCTGTTCCGGCAGCAGATTCAATTGACGGGCCGTTTCAGCGGAATCGAAGGCATGATCTCTTTCTTCCCCCTCTCGGTGTGCCTGGCTCTCGTCATGGCGGGAATGGGACTTGGCTTCGCCGGGAGCGTGGTGTCGCTTCTACGTATCGGAGAAGGGCGGGCATGA
- the rplS gene encoding 50S ribosomal protein L19: MNQLERIQRSLTKKSAPSFEIGDTVRVHVKVVEGEKERIQVYEGTVIARKGSLNTEMFTVRKLSYGVGVERIFPVHSPIVSKVDVVRQGRVRRAKLYYLRGKKGKFAKVEEREFVGESKSSAQPPAAGGETVTAS; this comes from the coding sequence ATGAATCAGTTGGAGCGAATTCAGCGGTCGTTGACGAAGAAATCAGCGCCAAGCTTTGAGATCGGGGATACCGTCAGGGTCCACGTCAAAGTCGTCGAGGGCGAAAAAGAGCGGATTCAGGTCTATGAAGGAACCGTGATCGCGCGCAAGGGAAGTTTAAATACCGAAATGTTTACGGTCCGCAAACTTTCATACGGCGTCGGCGTCGAACGGATTTTCCCGGTGCATTCTCCGATCGTCTCTAAGGTGGATGTGGTTCGGCAAGGGCGCGTTCGGCGCGCGAAGCTATACTATTTGCGCGGCAAGAAGGGTAAATTCGCAAAAGTCGAGGAGCGGGAGTTTGTCGGAGAGAGCAAATCTTCGGCACAACCTCCGGCGGCGGGAGGGGAGACGGTGACGGCTTCCTAG
- the trmD gene encoding tRNA (guanosine(37)-N1)-methyltransferase TrmD — MLRFDVLTLFPDMFAPVLSHSMLKRGQDKGLLTVKVHNLRDFTVDRHKVVDDMPYGGGAGMVMKAQPILLAVAAIREQAQACGEDIRMIFPTPHGRPFTQDYAQQLAGERRRIVILCGHYEGVDERVRTALVPEEVSLGDYVLTGGELPALVLIDAAARLVPGVLGDPSSVLEESFSDSLLEYPQYTRPAEIGGISVPDVLLSGHHEAIRLWRRKQALRSTYVRRPDLLQGRMFTREDQQLLDELMREGLLTAPTSCREEE; from the coding sequence ATGTTGCGGTTCGATGTGCTGACATTGTTTCCTGACATGTTCGCTCCGGTCCTGTCTCACAGCATGCTCAAACGAGGGCAAGACAAGGGGCTGCTTACCGTGAAGGTGCACAATTTGCGAGACTTCACGGTGGATCGTCATAAAGTGGTCGATGATATGCCGTATGGAGGCGGGGCCGGCATGGTCATGAAGGCCCAGCCGATTCTTCTTGCGGTTGCGGCGATCCGAGAGCAAGCGCAGGCTTGCGGGGAAGACATCCGGATGATATTTCCGACTCCTCATGGGCGGCCTTTCACGCAAGACTATGCGCAGCAGTTGGCGGGTGAGCGTCGCCGAATCGTCATTCTGTGCGGGCACTATGAGGGAGTCGATGAGCGTGTCCGCACGGCGCTGGTTCCGGAGGAAGTCTCACTCGGAGATTATGTGTTGACCGGAGGTGAGTTGCCGGCGCTCGTATTGATCGATGCAGCGGCCAGACTCGTTCCCGGCGTCTTGGGCGACCCAAGTTCTGTCTTGGAAGAATCGTTTTCAGACTCGTTGCTGGAGTATCCGCAGTACACGAGGCCGGCGGAGATTGGAGGAATCAGCGTGCCCGATGTGTTGCTCTCGGGCCATCATGAGGCCATTCGGTTGTGGCGTCGAAAGCAAGCGTTGCGTAGCACATATGTACGACGTCCCGATCTTCTGCAAGGTCGGATGTTCACGAGGGAAGATCAACAGTTATTGGATGAATTGATGCGCGAAGGCCTTTTGACGGCCCCGACATCATGCCGGGAGGAGGAGTAA
- the ffh gene encoding signal recognition particle protein — protein sequence MLDGLSDKFEKILKKLRGQGVLTEQNITEALKDVRFALLEADVNFKIVKEFIDRVRQKAVGQEVLQSLTPGHQVVKVVWDELRAMMGHERAGLALSSMPPTILMMVGLQGAGKTTASGKLARLFKNQGKRVLLVAADPRRPAAGEQLSALGRDLGVEVHRADHGQASQADVVRICRAGVERGRDQGFDLIILDTGGRLHIDDELMDELVAVKTAVSPHEVLLVADAMTGQDAVTMAGQFDQKVGLTGVILTKVEGDARGGAVLSIRAATGKPIKFLGVGEKLDALEPFHPDRMASRILGMGDVLSLIEKAQESITREQAEEAQKRLTSNTFTLEDFRAQLGQMSRMGSFEQILGMLPGGQKLKHAIEGDKPEREIGRVVAVIDSMTPRERRDHTIINGSRKKRIARGSGTTVQDVNRLIKQFLSAKKLAKAMTGAGGRRQLAQLMRSM from the coding sequence ATGCTTGATGGGTTGAGCGATAAGTTTGAGAAAATTCTGAAGAAACTCCGAGGGCAGGGTGTGCTCACGGAGCAGAACATCACGGAAGCGTTGAAAGACGTGCGGTTTGCGCTTCTTGAAGCAGACGTCAACTTCAAGATCGTCAAAGAATTCATCGATCGCGTCCGTCAAAAGGCGGTCGGCCAGGAAGTCTTGCAGAGTCTGACTCCCGGGCATCAGGTCGTCAAAGTCGTGTGGGATGAACTCAGGGCGATGATGGGGCATGAGCGGGCGGGACTTGCCCTGAGCTCAATGCCCCCAACCATCCTGATGATGGTTGGGTTGCAAGGAGCCGGAAAGACGACGGCCAGCGGCAAGCTGGCGCGTCTGTTCAAGAATCAAGGCAAGCGAGTGCTTTTGGTTGCCGCCGACCCGCGTCGCCCTGCGGCCGGTGAACAACTGAGTGCTCTCGGTCGGGATCTTGGAGTGGAGGTTCATCGCGCGGATCACGGTCAGGCTTCTCAAGCGGATGTGGTGCGAATCTGCCGTGCGGGGGTCGAGCGGGGGCGCGATCAGGGTTTTGACCTCATTATCCTGGATACCGGAGGTCGACTGCATATCGACGACGAACTCATGGACGAGCTTGTCGCCGTGAAAACAGCGGTGTCCCCTCATGAGGTGTTGTTGGTTGCCGACGCGATGACGGGGCAAGATGCGGTGACCATGGCCGGCCAGTTTGATCAGAAGGTCGGGCTGACCGGCGTTATTCTGACCAAGGTTGAAGGGGATGCGCGCGGAGGGGCGGTCTTGTCGATTCGGGCCGCAACCGGCAAGCCCATCAAGTTTCTCGGTGTCGGGGAAAAGCTGGATGCGCTGGAGCCGTTTCATCCGGACCGGATGGCTTCCCGCATTCTTGGGATGGGCGATGTGTTGTCGCTCATTGAGAAAGCTCAGGAAAGCATCACTCGGGAGCAGGCGGAGGAAGCTCAGAAGCGGCTCACCAGCAATACTTTCACCCTGGAAGATTTTCGAGCTCAGCTCGGCCAGATGAGCCGCATGGGTTCGTTCGAGCAGATTCTTGGCATGCTCCCGGGTGGGCAAAAACTCAAGCACGCGATCGAAGGCGACAAGCCGGAGCGAGAGATCGGTCGCGTGGTAGCCGTGATCGATTCGATGACCCCGCGAGAACGCCGCGATCATACGATTATCAACGGGAGTCGGAAGAAGCGGATCGCTCGTGGCAGCGGCACGACGGTGCAGGATGTGAACCGTCTGATCAAGCAGTTTTTGTCCGCGAAGAAGCTGGCGAAGGCGATGACCGGTGCAGGAGGGCGTCGACAGCTCGCCCAGCTCATGCGCTCGATGTGA
- a CDS encoding murein hydrolase activator EnvC family protein, with the protein MRSSFAILLWCLAVGGGWASVAGAASDPISEKIERERKTLEKLKDKIEEKRKRAEAAEKKRESVLQGLQSLDERLVHHRQDHREISKKLRQKDREIEEITNRLGVMRTNIDARREAILARLRVQYMEGRFGRVKTLLTADSYSDFQRRGQYLSVVSHKDYELLETFRAGMERMEQAERQRAEARAGLVAFKRNIEKNLADIRVLQREKKVYLAKITHEKDSYNRTVEELERSASRVDGLLHDLETRRRATAMPPLLSSPSAYGVRGTLPWPADGKVVSFFGRQKHPTFNTYVQRKGIEIRAAEGSLIHAVMAGSVVYADWLKGYGLVIILDHANGFFSLYAHASKILAKSGEQVAEGQPIGETGDTGMIGENTLYFELREGAEPVDPLHWLAKR; encoded by the coding sequence ATGAGATCCTCCTTCGCCATCCTGCTGTGGTGCCTTGCGGTGGGGGGAGGGTGGGCATCTGTGGCGGGCGCGGCGAGTGATCCGATCTCTGAAAAAATCGAGCGGGAGAGGAAAACGCTTGAGAAGCTCAAGGACAAGATCGAGGAGAAACGGAAGCGGGCTGAGGCAGCGGAGAAGAAACGAGAATCGGTACTGCAAGGGCTCCAATCCCTGGATGAACGACTGGTGCATCATCGGCAAGACCATCGCGAGATCAGCAAGAAACTGCGGCAGAAGGATCGGGAGATTGAAGAGATCACGAACCGGCTGGGAGTGATGCGAACCAATATTGATGCCCGACGTGAGGCCATTCTTGCCCGACTTCGCGTGCAGTATATGGAAGGACGGTTTGGTCGCGTGAAGACTCTCTTGACGGCGGACTCCTACAGTGATTTCCAGCGTCGTGGGCAATACCTCTCCGTCGTGTCACACAAGGACTACGAGTTGCTGGAGACGTTCCGTGCCGGCATGGAGCGGATGGAGCAGGCTGAGCGTCAGCGCGCCGAGGCCAGAGCCGGACTCGTCGCCTTCAAGCGCAACATTGAGAAAAATCTGGCCGATATCCGAGTGCTTCAGAGAGAGAAAAAAGTCTATTTGGCGAAGATCACGCACGAAAAGGATTCCTATAATCGCACCGTCGAGGAACTGGAACGTTCCGCCTCACGGGTGGATGGCTTGTTGCATGATTTGGAAACACGCCGACGCGCCACGGCCATGCCTCCTCTCTTGTCTTCACCCTCGGCGTATGGAGTCCGAGGCACACTCCCTTGGCCGGCCGATGGAAAGGTCGTGTCATTCTTCGGACGCCAGAAGCATCCGACGTTCAATACCTATGTTCAGCGCAAAGGCATTGAAATTCGAGCCGCGGAGGGAAGCTTAATTCATGCCGTCATGGCCGGGAGTGTGGTCTACGCGGACTGGTTGAAAGGATACGGACTCGTTATAATCTTAGATCACGCCAACGGGTTCTTTTCTTTATATGCGCATGCCTCCAAGATTCTGGCCAAATCGGGCGAGCAGGTTGCCGAAGGTCAACCGATCGGGGAGACCGGGGATACGGGCATGATTGGAGAAAATACTTTATACTTCGAGTTGCGGGAAGGGGCTGAGCCGGTGGATCCGCTCCATTGGTTGGCCAAACGATGA
- the ftsE gene encoding cell division ATP-binding protein FtsE, translated as MIQLIHVSKWHDRRAALSDVTFEIEKGEFVLLMGASGAGKSTLLRMLIAEEQPDEGQIFVHGKNVTKLRSSEIPYLRRKVGAVFQDFRLLPKKSVFDNVALPLIVQGAPEKDIRRKVTEALRAVGVDHKNDQLPNSLSTGEQQRVCIARSIVNGPVVLLADEPTGNLDPERTREIIELFKLINARGTTVVVATHDPHVLNYVNRRVITLVRGMLLSERRVGEGVGV; from the coding sequence ATCATTCAACTCATCCATGTGTCAAAATGGCATGATCGAAGAGCCGCGTTGTCCGATGTCACCTTTGAGATCGAGAAGGGGGAGTTTGTCCTGCTCATGGGAGCGAGCGGGGCCGGGAAGTCGACCCTGCTGCGCATGTTGATCGCGGAGGAGCAGCCGGACGAGGGCCAGATTTTCGTTCACGGTAAAAATGTGACCAAGCTTCGATCGTCCGAGATCCCCTATCTTCGGCGGAAAGTCGGCGCGGTGTTTCAAGACTTTCGTCTGTTGCCGAAGAAATCCGTCTTCGACAATGTCGCGCTCCCCTTGATCGTGCAAGGGGCACCCGAGAAAGATATCCGTCGTAAAGTCACGGAGGCATTGCGCGCGGTCGGTGTCGATCACAAGAACGATCAGTTGCCGAACAGCCTGTCAACGGGGGAGCAGCAGCGTGTGTGTATCGCCCGGTCGATCGTCAATGGGCCGGTGGTGCTGTTGGCCGACGAACCAACGGGCAATCTTGATCCAGAACGTACCCGGGAAATCATTGAATTGTTCAAGTTGATCAATGCCCGAGGGACGACCGTGGTCGTCGCGACGCACGATCCTCATGTCCTGAATTATGTGAATCGGCGGGTGATTACGTTGGTGCGAGGGATGTTGCTGTCGGAGCGAAGGGTCGGGGAAGGGGTTGGAGTGTGA
- a CDS encoding YraN family protein yields the protein MVTSDPRHQFGQASEMQAEQFLVAKGYRILDRNVRTTLGELDLVAEDHGVVVFVEVKGRATDAFGGALLAVDHRKRVKLTKLAAQYLAQRHWSDKVCRFDVVLVQGESSGRKRIEHLQNAFDVAEH from the coding sequence ATGGTCACGTCAGACCCGCGCCATCAGTTTGGCCAAGCCAGCGAAATGCAGGCCGAACAATTCTTGGTGGCCAAGGGCTATCGCATCCTCGATCGTAACGTCCGGACCACCCTTGGTGAATTGGACCTCGTCGCGGAAGATCATGGCGTCGTGGTCTTCGTCGAAGTGAAGGGCAGGGCCACAGACGCCTTCGGCGGGGCTCTGCTGGCGGTGGATCACCGCAAGCGGGTGAAGCTGACGAAACTGGCCGCGCAGTATTTAGCCCAACGGCATTGGTCCGATAAGGTTTGCCGATTCGATGTGGTGTTGGTCCAGGGGGAATCTTCCGGCCGGAAGCGGATCGAACATCTCCAGAACGCATTTGACGTGGCCGAACACTGA
- the uvrB gene encoding excinuclease ABC subunit UvrB, giving the protein MPPFKLEAPFKACGDQPEAIARLTAGVLSGKRHQVLLGVTGSGKTFTMANLIERVQKPTLVLVHNKTLAGQLYQEFKQFFPHNAVEYFVSYYDYYQPEAYIPQSDTYIAKDASINDAIDQMRHSATTELLQRNDVLIVSSVSCIYGLGSPEVYHDMLIYLEEGVETKREKILSKLVEIQYERNDVDFHRGTFRARGDVIEIFPASSEAKSVRIELFGDVVDAIHEIDPLTGKSLGKLPKIAIYPNTHYLIAPDRYERAITGIEEELDERVAYFRKAGRLMEAQRIEQRTKFDLEMIRAMGYCHGIENYSRHLSGRKSGESPPTLLDYFPKDFLLIIDESHAMVPQVGGMYEGDYSRKRTLVEYGFRLPSAVDNRPLKFSEFERCLDQVVYVSATPGSYELEHAGGDVVEQIVRPTGLMDPRIEVVPAKGQVDHLLGQVRAEVAKGGRVLVTTLTKRMAEDLTEYYHDLKVHVRYLHSDIKTLERTEIIRDLRRGVFDVLVGINLLREGLDLPEVSLVAILDADKEGYLRSYRALIQTAGRAARHLEGRVIFYGDMVTDSMKQAIEETNRRREIQAEYNRVHGITPVGITKGIPSLEYAVADMDYARLDLAAESIEQYGSSESTDQLIERLESDMKAAAKELAFEQAAELRNRIRSLRLQALNAKS; this is encoded by the coding sequence GTGCCGCCCTTTAAGCTAGAGGCTCCCTTTAAAGCCTGTGGGGATCAGCCGGAAGCCATCGCCAGGCTGACCGCTGGAGTGCTGTCCGGGAAGAGACACCAAGTATTGCTTGGGGTGACGGGGTCCGGCAAGACCTTCACGATGGCAAATCTCATCGAGCGTGTCCAGAAGCCGACGCTCGTGCTGGTCCACAACAAGACCTTAGCCGGCCAACTCTATCAGGAGTTCAAGCAGTTTTTCCCCCATAATGCGGTCGAGTACTTCGTGAGTTATTACGATTATTATCAACCGGAAGCCTATATCCCGCAGAGCGACACGTATATCGCGAAGGATGCCTCCATCAATGACGCCATTGATCAAATGCGCCACTCCGCCACGACCGAGCTCTTGCAACGAAACGACGTGCTGATCGTGTCCTCCGTGTCTTGTATCTATGGGCTTGGGTCGCCGGAGGTCTACCATGACATGCTGATTTATTTGGAGGAAGGCGTCGAGACGAAACGAGAAAAGATCTTATCGAAACTGGTGGAGATCCAATACGAGCGCAATGATGTGGATTTTCATCGAGGGACGTTTCGGGCGCGGGGAGACGTGATCGAGATTTTCCCTGCCTCATCCGAGGCGAAGTCGGTGCGCATCGAGCTGTTTGGAGACGTGGTGGATGCGATTCATGAAATCGATCCACTCACCGGGAAATCGCTCGGCAAGCTTCCCAAGATCGCGATCTATCCGAATACCCATTATCTCATTGCTCCGGATCGGTATGAGCGGGCCATTACCGGCATCGAGGAAGAACTCGACGAACGCGTCGCGTATTTCAGAAAAGCGGGACGTCTGATGGAAGCCCAACGCATTGAGCAGCGCACCAAGTTCGACCTGGAGATGATCCGAGCCATGGGCTATTGCCATGGAATCGAGAATTATTCACGCCATCTCAGCGGGCGGAAGTCGGGTGAGTCGCCTCCCACGTTGCTGGATTACTTTCCGAAGGATTTTCTGCTGATCATCGATGAGTCTCACGCGATGGTTCCTCAAGTCGGCGGGATGTATGAGGGAGATTACTCCAGGAAACGGACGCTGGTAGAGTATGGATTCCGACTGCCGTCGGCGGTCGACAACCGCCCATTGAAATTTTCAGAGTTCGAGCGTTGTCTCGATCAGGTGGTGTATGTGTCCGCAACACCGGGTAGCTATGAATTAGAGCATGCGGGCGGTGATGTGGTTGAACAGATCGTTCGCCCGACCGGTTTGATGGATCCGCGAATCGAAGTCGTGCCGGCCAAGGGTCAGGTGGACCATCTCCTCGGGCAAGTCCGCGCGGAGGTCGCCAAAGGCGGCAGGGTTCTCGTGACCACCTTGACGAAGCGGATGGCGGAAGATTTGACCGAGTATTACCACGACTTGAAAGTCCATGTTCGCTATTTGCACTCCGATATTAAGACACTCGAACGAACTGAGATCATCCGCGATCTCCGACGCGGAGTGTTTGACGTGCTGGTGGGGATCAATTTACTTCGCGAAGGGCTTGATCTTCCCGAAGTGAGCCTGGTCGCCATTCTTGATGCCGATAAGGAGGGGTACCTACGCTCGTATCGCGCGCTGATTCAAACAGCCGGGCGAGCCGCACGCCATCTCGAAGGACGGGTGATTTTTTACGGAGATATGGTGACGGATTCGATGAAGCAGGCGATCGAGGAAACGAACCGACGTCGCGAGATTCAAGCCGAGTATAACCGAGTGCATGGCATCACCCCGGTCGGAATTACGAAAGGTATTCCTTCTCTTGAGTATGCGGTGGCCGACATGGATTATGCCCGGTTGGACCTTGCAGCGGAGTCGATCGAACAGTACGGCAGTTCGGAATCAACGGATCAGCTCATCGAACGCCTCGAGTCAGACATGAAAGCCGCCGCCAAAGAATTGGCCTTTGAGCAGGCTGCGGAGCTACGCAACCGCATTCGATCGCTTCGGCTTCAAGCGTTGAACGCAAAATCCTAA
- the rpsP gene encoding 30S ribosomal protein S16 — MAVHLRLARTGRHKRPMYRVVAADSRKARDGRFLEILGIFDPLKEAGMPELKQERVLTWLRHGAQPTVTVRTLLRRAGVWKQFEAEKAAQKKAPAKS, encoded by the coding sequence GTGGCTGTACATTTGAGACTGGCTCGAACAGGACGACATAAACGACCGATGTATCGAGTGGTGGCCGCCGATTCGCGGAAAGCACGTGACGGCCGGTTTTTGGAGATCCTTGGGATTTTTGACCCGTTGAAAGAAGCCGGCATGCCGGAGTTGAAACAGGAACGTGTCCTGACCTGGCTGAGGCACGGCGCTCAACCCACGGTGACCGTGCGGACGTTGCTGCGCCGGGCAGGAGTCTGGAAGCAGTTTGAGGCTGAAAAAGCCGCGCAGAAAAAAGCCCCTGCAAAATCCTGA
- the rimM gene encoding ribosome maturation factor RimM (Essential for efficient processing of 16S rRNA), giving the protein MANQLETVTVGLIERAFGVRGEVKVRPLSDVPGRFEGLRSVSLLARNGQTLETSVTHVRRVAAGFILGLTGVTTPEAASLWRGGFIRTVRGAVPELPEGQYYECDLIGLAVSTQEGRPIGVLEEILDVPGNPVFVVRQGAKEILIPAAKELVSAVDMAARTMTVRLIDGLGE; this is encoded by the coding sequence ATGGCGAATCAGTTGGAAACCGTGACGGTGGGACTGATTGAACGGGCCTTTGGCGTCAGAGGAGAAGTGAAGGTTCGGCCACTGTCCGATGTCCCTGGTCGGTTTGAAGGGCTAAGAAGTGTGAGCCTCCTCGCAAGGAACGGTCAAACCTTGGAGACCAGCGTCACCCATGTGAGGCGGGTAGCGGCTGGATTCATTCTTGGATTGACTGGTGTGACCACGCCGGAGGCAGCGAGTCTCTGGCGGGGCGGATTCATACGGACGGTTCGAGGGGCCGTGCCCGAGCTTCCGGAGGGGCAATACTATGAGTGCGATCTCATCGGTCTGGCTGTCTCTACCCAGGAGGGTCGGCCGATCGGTGTGCTGGAAGAGATTTTGGATGTGCCGGGAAACCCCGTCTTTGTTGTTCGCCAAGGAGCCAAGGAAATCTTGATCCCCGCCGCGAAAGAATTGGTGAGCGCCGTCGACATGGCAGCTCGCACGATGACCGTCCGGCTGATCGACGGATTGGGTGAGTAG
- a CDS encoding ribonuclease HII has product MGPTEEFERAARLCGYRRIAGIDEAGRGPLAGPVVAAAVVLPARCRILGIDDSKQLTEGERDRLYAEILAHAVGMGIGSADVGEIDRFNILEATRLAMRRAIDQLVPSPDYLLIDAVPLPGMRIPERPIIKGDALSLSIAAASIIAKVTRDRLMAEYHDMFPEYDFLSHKGYGTRGHLQRLARHGPCSIHRRTFMPVHEAILAATRESSGRASSTLLEQ; this is encoded by the coding sequence ATGGGACCCACCGAAGAGTTCGAGCGGGCGGCCCGGCTGTGTGGGTATCGTCGTATCGCCGGCATCGATGAAGCGGGTCGGGGTCCGCTAGCCGGTCCGGTCGTTGCCGCTGCGGTAGTCTTGCCGGCCCGTTGTCGAATTTTAGGGATCGATGATTCCAAGCAGCTGACCGAAGGGGAACGAGACCGATTGTATGCCGAGATTCTTGCGCATGCCGTGGGGATGGGAATCGGATCGGCGGATGTCGGGGAGATCGATCGGTTCAATATTCTCGAAGCGACCCGGCTAGCGATGCGGCGAGCCATCGATCAACTGGTTCCTTCCCCTGATTATCTACTCATTGATGCCGTTCCTCTTCCCGGAATGAGAATCCCTGAACGGCCCATCATCAAGGGAGACGCCCTCTCCCTCTCGATCGCAGCTGCCTCCATCATCGCCAAGGTTACGAGGGATCGTCTCATGGCAGAGTACCATGACATGTTTCCCGAATATGATTTTCTCTCGCATAAGGGGTATGGTACGAGAGGACATCTGCAACGATTGGCGCGCCATGGCCCCTGCTCCATCCATCGCCGAACATTCATGCCGGTGCACGAGGCGATCCTCGCGGCGACGCGTGAGTCTTCCGGACGGGCGAGCTCCACATTGCTCGAACAGTAA
- a CDS encoding DUF4321 domain-containing protein, with translation MRKSPWVLIIFVLIGGLLGGILGEILHVMAPQGTIQSIFATNFNPGISPPLTIDLVLIKLVLGFNIKVNILSILGMFIGIYLYKHV, from the coding sequence GTGAGAAAATCACCCTGGGTTTTGATCATCTTCGTGTTAATCGGAGGGCTCCTTGGCGGCATACTCGGGGAGATTCTCCACGTCATGGCACCTCAAGGCACCATCCAAAGCATTTTCGCAACGAACTTCAATCCCGGCATCAGTCCCCCGCTCACCATCGACCTTGTCCTCATCAAGCTGGTCTTAGGATTCAATATTAAAGTCAATATTCTGAGCATCCTTGGGATGTTCATCGGCATCTACCTCTACAAACACGTTTAG